A genomic segment from Glycine soja cultivar W05 chromosome 18, ASM419377v2, whole genome shotgun sequence encodes:
- the LOC114397708 gene encoding phenolic glucoside malonyltransferase 1-like has translation MASSDKSIKIHEHCLVPPPSAAATPFSVPLTFFDLHWLRFHPVERIFFYSLPLPHSDHSSFFDKVVPKLKTSLSHTLQHFLPLAGNIVWPSDSPKPIIQFNPGDGVSLVLAQCDDALFNHMLDNSPRGATESHTLVPHLESSDSLASVMSLQITLFPNKGFCIAISSHHAVLDGKSSTMFIKAWAYACKSGEEESPPSLVPEYLEPLFDRDIIKDPTGLESVFINNWTQIASQMNPSHTSNGRSLKTVPQPIKENSVRATFELARGDLEKIKKRVLSKWELVEELAEPVLASSKPTTLSTFVTTLAYVSVCIAKAIHEAQNVQKFVLGFTVDYRARLEPPIPENYFGNCVASHMVDTQPHDFIKDDGVAIVAKRIWSKIKTLDKGALNGLDTIFSRFMTMRSEGTMAIGVAGSNRFGVYETDFGWGRPSKVEITSIDRGLNIGLAESKDGRGGVEVGLALNKHVMDLFHTIFHAGLSFD, from the coding sequence ATGGCTTCTTCCGACAAGTCCATCAAGATCCATGAGCACTGCCTCGTTCCTCCTCCCTCTGCAGCTGCAACCCCTTTCTCTGTCCCTCTAACCTTCTTTGACCTTCATTGGCTAAGGTTTCATCCAGTTGAGCgcatcttcttctactctcttcctcttcctcactCCGAccattcttctttctttgacAAAGTGGTTCCAAAGCTCAAAACCTCATTGTCTCATACCCTCCAACACTTTCTCCCTTTAGCCGGCAACATCGTTTGGCCTTCTGATTCACCCAAACCCATCATCCAATTCAACCCTGGTGATGGTGTTTCGTTGGTCCTAGCACAGTGTGATGATGCACTATTCAATCACATGTTGGACAATTCACCCCGTGGCGCCACAGAATCTCACACTTTGGTACCCCACTTGGAGTCATCAGATTCTCTTGCCTCAGTTATGTCCTTGCAGATAACGCTGTTTCCAAACAAGGGCTTTTGCATAGCCATAAGCTCTCACCATGCTGTTCTTGATGGAAAATCTTCAACCATGTTCATCAAGGCTTGGGCATATGCATGTAAATCCGGTGAAGAGGAATCACCACCATCTTTGGTTCCGGAATATTTAGAGCCTTTATTTGATAGAGATATCATCAAAGATCCAACAGGTCTTGAAAGTGTGTTCATAAATAACTGGACACAAATCGCATCTCAAATGAACCCTTCTCACACCAGCAACGGGCGAAGCTTAAAGACTGTGCCACAACCAATCAAGGAAAACTCAGTTCGAGCCACGTTCGAGCTCGCACGAGGAGATTTGGAGAAGATAAAGAAAAGGGTGTTATCCAAGTGGGAGTTAGTGGAGGAATTAGCAGAACCAGTTTTAGCTTCTTCAAAGCCAACTACTTTGTCTACCTTTGTCACTACCTTAGCATATGTGTCTGTCTGCATTGCTAAAGCCATTCATGAAGCCCAAAATGTACAGAAGTTCGTTCTTGGGTTCACTGTTGATTACAGGGCTCGGTTAGAACCTCCAATCCCTGAGAACTACTTTGGCAATTGCGTGGCTTCTCATATGGTGGATACACAGCCACATGACTTCATAAAAGATGATGGGGTGGCCATTGTTGCTAAGAGGATTTGGAGTAAAATAAAAACGTTAGATAAGGGAGCTCTAAATGGACTGGATACAATTTTCTCTAGGTTTATGACTATGAGAAGTGAGGGAACTATGGCAATTGGAGTTGCGGGGTCGAACCGATTTGGTGTTTATGAAACTGATTTTGGTTGGGGAAGGCCTTCCAAGGTGGAGATAACATCCATAGATAGAGGTTTAAACATTGGCTTGGCAGAGAGCAAGGATGGGAGAGGTGGTGTTGAAGTGGGGCTTGCTCTAAACAAACATGTGATGGATCTCTTTCATACTATTTTTCATGCAGGATTAAGTTTTGACTAA